Genomic window (Pusillibacter faecalis):
CACATCCAACCTCACTAGAAAGACGCTGCTGGTGCATCGTTCCGGCATGAAGTGCCTGCGCTGCCTGCACCGTCTGCTGTGCGGCGGTCAGCGCGTCAGTGAGCCGGGTAATGGTCTTAGCCTGCTGCTCGATCTGCCGGTCTTTCACTTCAAGCTGCCCTTGTAGCGTGTCGATGGTGGCCCGTAAAACGCAAACTAAATCGCCAACTTCGTGGTTTTCGGTTTGCGTTTTAGTTTGCGATTGGTTTTCGATTTCAGTTTTCGTTTTTTCAAAAAAAGCCTGTTTTATCAACGCTTCTTGTTGTTCATCAATCGCAAACTGGTTTCCGTTTTTTCGCAAACCTGATCGCAAACCAAGGTTTGCGATTTGCTTACTTACCGCTGTCTTTGATACCCCTATCTCGTCGGCTATCTGCCGGATCGTTTTTGCCACCGTATCACCACGCTCTCCCTCTCATTTTTCAGAACAAGTCACTATGCGTTCCCGTTCTGGTCAAGCAGAGAACAAGCTCATCATTCTTGATTTCATAGATCAAAAGCCAGTCCGGAGTTATATGGCATTCCCTGCACCCGATATAATCTCCGGACAAGTTATGATCCCGATATATCTCCGGCAGCGGCTTTTGTTCCGCCAAAATACTAATTACTTCCTCCAGCAGCCGCACGTCATAGCCTCTCCGGACAATTCTCTTATAGTCCTTCTTAAAGGCCGTCTGATACTTAATCGTCAGCATTCAGATCCTCCATCAGCTCTTTTACGGAGGAAAAAGCCCTGCTCATTCCAATCCCATTCTCTACGTCCTCGATTGCTTTTCTCGTGACAGCATTCGGCACTTCGCCGCTGATCTCAAAGGGAATACGATACTCACGCACCGCCTTTTTTGCAAAAACATTGAAAGCGGTTGTCATCGTCATTCCCATATCAGCGCAAAAAGCCTCAAACTGCATCTTCAAGTCAGTATCCATGCGGATATTGATATTCGTGCTTGCCATAATTTCAGCCCCTTTCTTCCTTTAGTATTTCTATTGTATTCGATTTTATTTACATTGTCAATATCATTCCTCGGTTCCCACCTGCAATGCTGCCCTCGCCGTATTGCGGACGCATAGAAGGAGAAAAAGCCTCTTTGTCGCCCCTCTGGGCCGCTTTTCAGAGCGGGTCAGCATCTCTACCCTCAGCGCACCGCAAACGCCGTCCTGCGGGGATAAAGGCCCCCAAATAGCCCCTAATCTCCGTCCTTTTTCAAAGCCTCCACCAGCAAATCGCTCAGTGCCTGGGACGGCCGGACTCTGGCGACCATGTGACCATCCTCCTGCCACACCGCAGGCGGCTCACTGTCCCACCATTTGTAGACCGTTGGCTTGCTCAGACCAGTATCTCGGATACAGTCCGCCTTGCGCCCTTCCGGGTGCTGCTGCCGCCACCTATAGACCTCCCATTCCGCATTATGCCTGCCGTTTCCATCTCTCCAATCCTTTTTTCCCTTTTGCCGAACCCCAATATCCCTAATGGCCCTTGCAATCTCCAAATGGTCTTTTTGCTTGCGCCAATTCCGCTTATTGACCGGCATAGTCAGACCAGATATCTTTGCAATATCATCCCTCGGAAAAGTCACATAGTCCTCATTGAACATCTCCAGAGCACACACCACATCGTCCTTCGTAAAGCGGTTGATGTCCTCCACGCTCATATCGTCGTATGGCTTAATCAGCGCGAAAGCGTCATGGCGCAGCTCTTCTTCGTCTATGCCGCACTTTTTGGCATAGATGGCAAGCGTCATAATCCCGTAGAACCGATGGCCCACACGGATCTCGTCGGCGATCCGATGCAGCCACCAGTCATAGAGATCCCGCTTCACCGTCCAGCGCCCCCGACGTTCCTTCTTCACCACCCGGCGCTCATACCAGTCTGGGTACTTCTCTTTTGCCTCGGCCAGTGACAGGCGGCTCTTTCGCATGAGCGCCTGTATGCGCTGCTGCTCACCGTTGCTGTCTGGGATATAGTCAAACAGCTTCTCCAGCTCCACCGCACCGCCATACCGATAGGCCACCACGGGATATTCCTTTCCCAGCTTTGTGCCGGTTCCCACCACACGGAAGCCCTGCAAAATACCCTGCATCTGCGGCTCACGGATGGACGAGGTAAACCTGTTCCAGATCTGCCGGGTGAGAGCGTATTTCAGCTCTTTCAAAATCTTCTGATTGTGCGGGTACATAGGGATCGGCTCGGTCAGCACATAATACAGATGCAGCCCCGTCCCGCTGTTTACCACGAAGGTAGCCTTGGGAATAATGTCCTTGTTCATCTGATGCAGCGTGTCACGGAGCTGCGGCATACCCACGCCGTCCAGATCGAACACCATCGCATAGAGATACCGTGCGTTTTTCCCATTTCGCTTCCGACCGAAATACGAAATCGGGGACATGATCGTAAACTCCGTGTCCTTGATGTCCTCCAGCTCTTTCAGTTCATCTGTGATCACATGACGGTGGGCTTTGCCGTCTCCCTGGATCTCCAGCGCAACACCGTTTTTCGGTGGTACCACCAGAGCGATACCATTTCCCTTGGCATCCTCAAAGTGACCTCTGCGCTCAAACGATCCCTCAGGGAAAATCTCCCGGTAAAACTCAAACGGCTCCACCGGCTCCAGATACTTTCCGAGATGGGCGTTCTTCTCCCGGTAAAGCGCCCGCTGCCGCTCCAGCGCAGCCTGCTGATTCATCGTCATAAAATACCTCCAGTCCAGAAAAGAAAAAGAAGCAAAAAGAAAAGTCCGCTGCGGCGGGACCCGCCTGCGGGCGGGAAGGGGGGAAGGGGGAGCCAAAGAGCTTCCCCTGCGGGGCCTTAAAGAGAAAGTCACCTCCCCCTTTCCCCCTCGCTGAGGGGCATGGAAATGATGGAAAACCCGTTGGGTTTACCACATTCCCACACCCCTCAGCACACCCCCATTTCCCCTCCGACTTTCTCCCGATCCAGAGAGAAAATTTTCTTTCGTCTTTTTGAGCCAGAGGCTCTTAGGGGGGCATATATTATCAATATATTTTTTTTACCTTTTCACCTGTCATTATAGCCTGTCCGAAAGGCGTTTGCAAGGGCCTTCGGACAGGCTATTTTCACAGGCTCATGTCACCCCAGGAATGGCCTTTCTCTCGCTGCTGTTCCTGCCGGTAGGACTGATGCTCCGGCAGCAGATCCCGCGCCTTATCGACGAGGTCAAGAAGCTGCTTCGGCAGGTGCCGCTCCAGCATATCCAGCACCCGGTCGATGCCCTCCAGCAGCCGGTCGGAAAAGCTCCGTTCTTCCTCCAGCGCCTCTTTCAGTTCCATGTTCTCATACCGGAGTCGTTCAAGCTGGTTCTGTTTTGCCGCAGCTTCCATCCGATCCATGATAGACGGAACCTTTTTTTGCAGCTCGGCCTTGTCTTTTCTCAGCGCAGCATTTTCCTTTTTCAGCTCCACATTTTCCTGCTTCGACGCTGCGCCGCTCATGGCCGCAGCCTTGAGTTCCCTGATCTGCTCCACCGTAACGCCCTTGACAGCTCCTGTGAGCGTTTTTTCCGGTCGGATAGCATCAAAGTCCACCCGCACCCGTTCTGCGGCCTTCAGCGCCGCAGAAGCGCCGGAGAGCGACTTGATTTCCCGCTTCAGCTCCGTCCTCTGCTCCTGCAGGTCTGTCAGCTCCTGCGTGGATGCCACCGTCTGCTCTTGCACGGCCTCGGCCTCCTGTATCGCCGCCCGGTACTCCGGCAAGTCCATGTGCCGCCGGTTGCTGCCAAGAGAAATGATTTCAAATTCGTGCTGCTGGGCGATCTCTGTCAGCATGTCCTTCTCCCGATCCATCCAAGCCTTCCATTCGGTCTGTTTCCGGCCAAGCCCGGTAAATCCCTGCTGCTTGAGCGCCTGCTTCATGGACACCCTCGTAGACAGGCCCCGCGTCTGCTCCGTTGCCACCGGGATATAGTCTACATGAAGGTGCGGCGTGGCCTCGTCCATATGCAGCACCATGTTGAACACCCGGAGATGGGGGTTGCGCTCCTGAAAGGTTTTTGCGAACTCCGTCAGCGCCTCGGCTGCCCGCCGGCCACCCTCCGAGCCGCAGCCGCAGTCGCTGAGATTTCCGATCTGGAAGATGGCCTCATGGAACAGCTTCTCTTGCTTACTCTGCCGGATATGCTCGTAATAGTCCGGGATCTTATCTCTGGTCTTTTTCTTCCCGGCGTTGTAGATCTCCAGCGCCGCGTCAAACAGCTCGTGATAGACCTGCTTCAGATCCTCGTTGACAAAGACGATGTTCTGCCCCGACCGGTCGCGGTCTACATTGGCCGCTGTAAACTCCCGGTTGTTATGCCGGATACTACCCTGTCCCATCATGCCAGAAATGGTTGTGCCGATACCGCTCACCCGTCCTTTCTTCTGCACCGTTTTCCCGTATTTTATCTTGCTCCCATTTTACCATACAGCTACCGATAAGGCAACCTCTTTGTTACTTTCTGGTGAGAAAGTAACGCAAAAGCACTTTCACACCGCCGCCCTTTATGGGCTGGCAGTATGAAAGTGCTTTTGCGCGCTTCCGCGTGGACTGCTGGAGCTGGCTGCGTCTATCGGTCGCTTGTGCTGCCGGTCATGCGCTGCCTCTGCCTCCAGCAAGGGACACTCATTATCAGGCCCGAGTCATTTTAGCAAAATTATCTTGCCATTATCATCGATTTTTAGTATAATTTGTTTAAATCCCATCCACAGAAAGAGGTGATTCCCATGGGCCGATATACTCAGTTTAAGCATACCTGCCCACCAAAGTAAAAGGAGGTCTTTACATGAAAAAATCCTTATCGATTATTCTTTCTCTCGCTATGGTCTGCACTATGTCTGCTACCGCTTTTGCAGCCGACAGTTCAACTGACTTATCTGCTATCGCAGACGCAACAATTCAAGTTACGCAAACAACCAGTGAAAGTGGAGCAATTACGAACACCTTTAATAATTTGGACGACTTTGTGAATGCTGTGCACACTGCAAATCCTGCCATTTCTGATTACGAAATTGCAACTTATATTTTGGACTACACCGGTCAAGAGTACCAAGATTTACCCGAAGAAGAAATTCTTTCTTTCCTCACCTATGATAACATCAGCACTTCATCTTCTTATGTACGAGTTGATGATGAAGGAAACACCATCGTTTCCAATTTTGACGCTATTCCTTTAGCCGATTGGACATCAGATGATGGATATATGAAAATCACTACAAATTACAGTTACATCAAAACTGTTGGCCGTGAGAAATACTATTCCGTATGGGCAAGGGGAACATGGCAAGAATATCCTGCTATTGCATTGCAAGACGCCTTTGTTTTGGGCACTTCTGGAACTTTCGATGACAGTTATAGTGAATATGGTTCTGTTTCTCAAACTTTCACCTGTACCAGCGGCTGCACACAAAAAACATACAAAAATCGAAGTGTATCAAGTTCCAACACCATCGATGAAGATTTAAGCTTTGACTATGAACGATTTATTCCTGTAATGCACTTTGTTCCAATTTCTCCAAGATGTGATTATTGCACCGGTGGTGCAAGGGACTATTACTTCAGTGCATACATTCGCTACGGCATGATTGCCGATGAAAGCGTAAATATCCAAGCTGGATACGCACACAAGACCATTGGTTTCGGCGATATTAGCGTTGGAATTGATGTAAACGGCACACCAAGTTTCTCCGCCAGCGTAGCTACCGTAGTCCCTTACGTTGCAAGAGCTGTCACCGTTACCTACTAAAATAAAAGCGTGACCTAACAAAAAAGCTGCAGAGGCTTCTCTGCAGCTTTTTTACTCGTCTTTTTTCATTCTTTTTAGAATGAAAAAACCCATAACCGTTATTGCAACAATAGCTCCCGCATCCGGCCAATTCATAACCGCTCCCATTGTTGCGCCCAAATAGCCTGCAATAAATGTTATAATAGCCGCAATAAATTCCATTGTTACACCTTCATTTCTATTTTCTAAAAATCTTACTCCAAAAACTCTTAGGTCGTTCCAGCTCTACCGAAGCAACAGCACATCCAACCTCACTAGAAAGACGCTGCTGGTGCATCGTTCCGGCATGAAGTGCCTGCGCTGCCTGCACCGTCTGCTGTGCGGCGGTCAGCGCGTCAGTGAGCCGGGTAATGGTCTTAGCCTGCTGCTCGATCTGCCGGTCTTTCACTTCAAGCTGCCCTTGTAGCGTGTCGATGGTGGCCCGTAAAACGCAAACTAAATCGCCAACTTCGTGGTTTTCGGTTTGCGTTTTAGTTTGCGATTGGTTTTCGATTTCAGTTTTCGTTTTTTCAAAAAAAGCCTGTTTTATCAACGCTTCTTGTTGTTCATCAATCGCAAACTGGTTTCCGTTTTTTCGCAAACCTGATCGCAAACCAAGGTTTGCGATTTGCTTACTTACCGCTGTCTTTGATACCCCTATCTCGTCGGCTATCTGCCGGATCGTTTTTGCCACCGTATCACCACGCTCTCCCTCTCATTTTTCAGAACAAGTCACTATGCGTTCCCGTTCTGGTCAAGCAGAGAACAAGCTCATCATTCTTGATTTCATAGATCAAAAGCCAGTCCGGAGTTATATGGCATTCCCTGCACCCGATATAATCTCCGGACAAGTTATGATCCCGATATATCTCCGGCAGCGGCTTTTGTTCCGCCAAAATACTAATTACTTCCTCCAGCAGCCGCACGTCATAGCCTCTCCGGACAATTCTCTTATAGTCCTTCTTAAAGGCCGTCTGATACTTAATCGTCAGCATTCAGATCCTCCATCAGCTCTTTTACGGAGGAAAAAGCCCTGCTCATTCCAATCCCATTCTCTACGTCCTCGATTGCTTTTCTCGTGACAGCATTCGGCACTTCGCCGCTGATCTCAAAGGGAATACGATACTCACGCACCGCCTTTTTTGCAAAAACATTGAAAGCGGTTGTCATCGTCATTCCCATATCAGCGCAAAAAGCCTCAAACTGCATCTTCAAGTCAGTATCCATGCGGATATTGATATTCGTGCTTGCCATAATTTCAGCCCCTTTCTTCCTTTAGTATTTCTATTGTATTCGATTTTATTTACATTGTCAATATCATTCCTCGGTTCCCACCTGCAATGCTGCCCTCGCCGTATTGCGGACGCATAGAAGGAGAAAAAGCCTCTTTGTCGCCCCTCTGGGCCGCTTTTCAGAGCGGGTCAGCATCTCTACCCTCAGCGCACCGCAAACGCCGTCCTGCGGGGATAAAGGCCCCCAAATAGCCCCTAATCTCCGTCCTTTTTCAAAGCCTCCACCAGCAAATCGCTCAGTGCCTGGGACGGCCGGACTCTGGCGACCATGTGACCATCCTCCTGCCACACCGCAGGCGGCTCACTGTCCCACCATTTGTAGACCGTTGGCTTGCTCAGACCAGTATCTCGGATACAGTCCGCCTTGCGCCCTTCCGGGTGCTGCTGCCGCCACCTATAGACCTCCCATTCCGCATTATGCCTGCCGTTTCCATCTCTCCAATCCTTTTTTCCCTTTTGCCGAACCCCAATATCCCTAATGGCCCTTGCAATCTCCAAATGGTCTTTTTGCTTGCGCCAATTCCGCTTATTGACCGGCATAGTCAGACCAGATATCTTTGCAATATCATCCCTCGGAAAAGTCACATAGTCCTCATTGAACATCTCCAGAGCACACACCACATCGTCCTTCGTAAAGCGGTTGATGTCCTCCACGCTCATATCGTCGTATGGCTTAATCAGCGCGAAAGCGTCATGGCGCAGCTCTTCTTCGTCTATGCCGCACTTTTTGGCATAGATGGCAAGCGTCATAATCCCGTAGAACCGATGGCCCACACGGATCTCGTCGGCGATCCGATGCAGCCACCAGTCATAGAGATCCCGCTTCACCGTCCAGCGCCCCCGACGTTCCTTCTTCACCACCCGGCGCTCATACCAGTCTGGGTACTTCTCTTTTGCCTCGGCCAGTGACAGGCGGCTCTTTCGCATGAGCGCCTGTATGCGCTGCTGCTCACCGTTGCTGTCTGGGATATAGTCAAACAGCTTCTCCAGCTCCACCGCACCGCCATACCGATAGGCCACCACGGGATATTCCTTTCCCAGCTTTGTGCCGGTTCCCACCACACGGAAGCCCTGCAAAATACCCTGCATCTGCGGCTCACGGATGGACGAGGTAAACCTGTTCCAGATCTGCCGGGTGAGAGCGTATTTCAGCTCTTTCAAAATCTTCTGATTGTGCGGGTACATAGGGATCGGCTCGGTCAGCACATAATACAGATGCAGCCCCGTCCCGCTGTTTACCACGAAGGTAGCCTTGGGAATAATGTCCTTGTTCATCTGATGCAGCGTGTCACGGAGCTGCGGCATACCCACGCCGTCCAGATCGAACACCATCGCATAGAGATACCGTGCGTTTTTCCCATTTCGCTTCCGACCGAAATACGAAATCGGGGACATGATCGTAAACTCCGTGTCCTTGATGTCCTCCAGCTCTTTCAGTTCATCTGTGATCACATGACGGTGGGCTTTGCCGTCTCCCTGGATCTCCAGCGCAACACCGTTTTTCGGTGGTACCACCAGAGCGATACCATTTCCCTTGGCATCCTCAAAGTGACCTCTGCGCTCAAACGATCCCTCAGGGAAAATCTCCCGGTAAAACTCAAACGGCTCCACCGGCTCCAGATACTTTCCGAGATGGGCGTTCTTCTCCCGGTAAAGCGCCCGCTGCCGCTCCAGCGCAGCCTGCTGATTCATCGTCATAAAATACCTCCAGTCCAGAAAAGAAAAAAGAAGCAAAAGAAAAGTCCGCTGCGGCGGGACCCGCCTGCGGGCGGGAAGGGGGGAAGGGGGAGCCAAAGAGCTTCCCCTGCGGGGCCTTAAAGAGAAAGTCACCTCCCCCTTTCCCCCTCGCTGAGGGGCATGGAAATGATGGAAAACCCGTTGGGTTTACCACATTCCCACACCCCTCAGCACACCCCCATTTCCCCTCCGACTTTCTCCCGATCCAGAGAGAAAATTTTCTTTCGTCTTTTTGAGCCAGAGGCTCTTAGGGGGGCATATATTATCAATATATTTTTTTTTACCTTTTCACCTGTCATTATAGCCTGTCCGAAAGGCGTTTGCAAGGGCCTTCGGACAGGCTATTTTCACAGGCTCATGTCACCCCAGGAATGGCCTTTCTCTCGCTGCTGTTCCTGCCGGTAGGACTGATGCTCCGGCAGCAGATCCCGCGCCTTATCGACGAGGTCAAGAAGCTGCTTCGGCAGGTGCCGCTCCAGCATATCCAGCACCCGGTCGATGCCCTCCAGCAGCCGGTCGGAAAAGCTCCGTTCTTCCTCCAGCGCCTCTTTCAGTTCCATGTTCTCATACCGGAGTCGTTCAAGCTGGTTCTGTTTTGCCGCAGCTTCCATCCGATCCATGATAGACG
Coding sequences:
- a CDS encoding plasmid recombination protein; this translates as MQKKGRVSGIGTTISGMMGQGSIRHNNREFTAANVDRDRSGQNIVFVNEDLKQVYHELFDAALEIYNAGKKKTRDKIPDYYEHIRQSKQEKLFHEAIFQIGNLSDCGCGSEGGRRAAEALTEFAKTFQERNPHLRVFNMVLHMDEATPHLHVDYIPVATEQTRGLSTRVSMKQALKQQGFTGLGRKQTEWKAWMDREKDMLTEIAQQHEFEIISLGSNRRHMDLPEYRAAIQEAEAVQEQTVASTQELTDLQEQRTELKREIKSLSGASAALKAAERVRVDFDAIRPEKTLTGAVKGVTVEQIRELKAAAMSGAASKQENVELKKENAALRKDKAELQKKVPSIMDRMEAAAKQNQLERLRYENMELKEALEEERSFSDRLLEGIDRVLDMLERHLPKQLLDLVDKARDLLPEHQSYRQEQQREKGHSWGDMSL
- a CDS encoding type II toxin-antitoxin system YafQ family toxin, which gives rise to MLTIKYQTAFKKDYKRIVRRGYDVRLLEEVISILAEQKPLPEIYRDHNLSGDYIGCRECHITPDWLLIYEIKNDELVLCLTRTGTHSDLF
- a CDS encoding type II toxin-antitoxin system RelB/DinJ family antitoxin; this translates as MASTNINIRMDTDLKMQFEAFCADMGMTMTTAFNVFAKKAVREYRIPFEISGEVPNAVTRKAIEDVENGIGMSRAFSSVKELMEDLNADD